In Microbacterium esteraromaticum, the following proteins share a genomic window:
- a CDS encoding helix-turn-helix transcriptional regulator has translation MHAKSAYRRTWRRAAVVEPHVLQRLRTVEILEEVAGISIVHSSGSIAALMEWLRTEPRSQWPHLLVVEALPFDDAQQTRKTLTSLRQAGIKVMVVSSMSPKAAARTLLEFDLDGLITKEDDESTLLDCVDEVLAGDEYVSALARNAAAPDPRTPDLSPQESKVLDLYVHGQTIAAVASAIGTKEDTARKYLARVKRKYIERGRVAHSKLDLARLAREDGLLL, from the coding sequence ATGCATGCGAAATCTGCGTATCGGCGCACGTGGCGCCGGGCCGCCGTCGTCGAGCCGCATGTGCTGCAGCGGCTGCGCACGGTCGAGATCCTCGAAGAGGTGGCCGGCATCTCCATCGTCCACAGCAGCGGGTCCATCGCCGCGCTGATGGAGTGGCTGCGCACCGAGCCGCGCTCGCAATGGCCGCACCTGCTCGTGGTCGAGGCACTCCCGTTCGACGACGCGCAGCAGACACGCAAGACCCTCACCTCGCTGCGCCAAGCGGGCATCAAGGTCATGGTCGTCTCGTCGATGAGCCCGAAGGCCGCCGCTCGCACGCTTCTCGAATTCGACCTCGATGGTCTCATCACCAAAGAAGACGACGAGTCCACCTTGCTCGACTGCGTCGACGAGGTGCTCGCCGGCGATGAGTATGTCTCCGCGCTCGCGCGGAATGCCGCCGCACCGGATCCACGAACTCCCGATCTCTCACCACAGGAATCGAAGGTGCTCGACCTCTATGTGCACGGTCAGACGATCGCCGCCGTCGCCAGCGCGATCGGCACGAAGGAAGACACGGCGCGCAAGTACCTGGCGCGCGTGAAGCGCAAGTACATCGAGCGGGGACGAGTAGCGCATTCAAAGCTCGACCTCGCCCGACTCGCCCGCGAAGACGGACTGCTTCTCTGA
- a CDS encoding VanZ family protein: MSRPAREQRPARRSLLVALLGACLIGGLAIVLLPIGWMLNRFVVWLYYAGRSMGIPPFVTIETYDVALNLLLFALPVALAATLWPRVRWWLWALIALTLSTTVELVQFAALPRDASAADVLVNTIGAVVGAGAVALMRTTRRRTAESRLRPPKG; the protein is encoded by the coding sequence ATGTCCAGGCCGGCTCGTGAGCAGCGCCCCGCGCGGCGGTCGCTGCTTGTCGCCCTCCTCGGCGCCTGTCTGATCGGCGGGCTCGCGATCGTGTTGCTGCCGATCGGATGGATGCTCAACCGCTTCGTCGTCTGGCTCTACTACGCGGGGCGCAGCATGGGCATCCCCCCGTTCGTGACGATCGAGACCTACGACGTCGCTCTCAACCTGCTGCTCTTCGCGCTGCCGGTCGCACTGGCCGCGACACTCTGGCCACGGGTGCGCTGGTGGCTGTGGGCGCTGATCGCACTGACCCTGTCGACCACGGTCGAGCTGGTGCAGTTCGCGGCGCTGCCCCGGGATGCCTCAGCCGCCGATGTGCTCGTGAATACGATCGGCGCGGTGGTAGGCGCGGGTGCGGTTGCGCTGATGAGGACGACGCGTCGGCGAACCGCCGAGAGCCGGCTTCGACCGCCGAAGGGGTGA
- a CDS encoding glycosyltransferase — translation MTDIAPRIAVVAIGDPESPSLWSGTPSNIVQALRASGAEVIGVDLRSHLDMPAVDAVALPRVLAGLGRRGLRAGLDRERRVAQQSMVLARVRARTARRQFARIGAIDGVVQMGTGFAVPHRNVVSYEDMTTVQALAWPDTFWGDVPNYMAEARVRQQASAYKRNRAAAFSTNWAAQSAVTQLDCPPEKAHVVGIGPNFTAGPVRRRDWATPRFLFAGREWSRKNGPAVVEAFARVRELFPAAELHLAGHLPPIDRPGIVSHGHLDLAVPADRDRMLELWSTATCCVVPSRFEPAGIIYVEAMHAGIPAIGTTQGGAPDIIGDAGRAVDPEDPQALTAAMLEFCDPIAAATAGQRARRRSELYSWTRVAAGLQGALGLAYVPRPDAEERRRRVE, via the coding sequence GTGACGGACATCGCTCCGCGGATCGCGGTGGTCGCCATCGGTGATCCGGAAAGCCCCTCGCTGTGGTCAGGCACGCCGAGCAACATCGTGCAGGCTCTCCGCGCGTCGGGCGCAGAGGTGATCGGAGTAGACCTGCGCTCCCACCTGGACATGCCCGCCGTCGACGCTGTCGCTCTGCCACGGGTGCTGGCGGGCCTCGGCCGCCGGGGTCTGCGGGCAGGCTTGGATCGCGAACGGCGTGTGGCCCAGCAGTCGATGGTGCTGGCTCGGGTTCGCGCGCGCACCGCCCGCCGGCAGTTCGCGCGCATCGGCGCGATCGACGGAGTTGTGCAGATGGGCACGGGATTCGCCGTCCCGCATCGCAATGTCGTGTCGTACGAGGACATGACGACCGTGCAGGCGCTGGCCTGGCCTGACACGTTCTGGGGCGACGTCCCGAACTACATGGCAGAGGCGCGCGTGCGGCAACAGGCCTCGGCGTACAAGCGGAACCGCGCGGCGGCGTTCAGCACGAACTGGGCAGCGCAGTCCGCTGTCACGCAGCTGGATTGTCCGCCCGAGAAGGCACATGTCGTCGGAATCGGCCCGAACTTCACCGCGGGCCCGGTCCGCCGCAGAGATTGGGCGACCCCGCGATTCCTCTTCGCTGGCCGTGAATGGTCCCGGAAGAACGGCCCGGCTGTGGTCGAGGCTTTCGCCCGGGTCAGGGAGCTCTTCCCGGCTGCCGAACTGCATCTCGCTGGTCACCTGCCACCGATCGATCGGCCAGGGATCGTCAGCCATGGGCACCTGGACCTCGCCGTCCCAGCGGACCGCGACCGGATGCTGGAGCTGTGGTCGACGGCGACCTGCTGCGTCGTGCCGTCCAGATTCGAACCGGCGGGAATCATCTACGTCGAGGCCATGCACGCCGGCATCCCCGCGATCGGCACCACGCAGGGTGGCGCGCCCGACATCATCGGCGATGCCGGCCGAGCAGTCGACCCCGAGGACCCCCAGGCCCTGACTGCGGCGATGCTCGAGTTCTGCGACCCGATCGCGGCCGCCACCGCCGGACAGCGCGCCCGTCGCAGGAGCGAGCTGTACTCCTGGACGCGAGTAGCCGCCGGTCTGCAGGGGGCGCTCGGGCTTGCATACGTCCCACGTCCTGACGCGGAAGAGAGGCGTCGACGTGTCGAGTGA
- the rplM gene encoding 50S ribosomal protein L13 yields the protein MTRTYTPKAGQVQRDWIVIDATDVVLGRLASHAAAILRGKHKATFAPHVDTGDFVIIVNAEKVALTGQKLQKKMAYRHSGYPGGLTATSYAELLEKHPVRAVEKAVRGMLPKNTLGRQQLSKLKVYAGAEHPHAAQQPTPYTLDQVAQ from the coding sequence GTGACGCGCACTTACACCCCGAAGGCCGGGCAGGTCCAGCGTGACTGGATCGTCATCGACGCGACCGACGTCGTTCTCGGCCGTCTGGCATCGCACGCAGCAGCAATCCTGCGTGGCAAGCACAAGGCAACCTTCGCTCCTCACGTCGACACCGGTGACTTCGTCATCATCGTCAACGCAGAGAAGGTCGCCCTCACGGGCCAGAAGCTCCAGAAGAAGATGGCCTACCGCCACTCCGGTTACCCGGGCGGCCTGACGGCCACCTCGTACGCCGAGCTTCTCGAGAAGCACCCGGTTCGCGCCGTGGAGAAGGCCGTCCGCGGCATGCTCCCGAAGAACACCCTGGGTCGTCAGCAGCTGTCGAAGCTCAAGGTCTACGCAGGTGCCGAGCACCCGCACGCCGCTCAGCAGCCCACGCCGTACACCCTCGACCAGGTCGCGCAGTAA
- a CDS encoding acyltransferase family protein — MHEPPTVAERTPATAGYVPSLDGVRAIAVIAVFLLHLAAAYFPGGAVGVDLFFVLSAFLITGLLLAEYAGTGRVRFGAFYLRRAFRLLPALLLWLPIASLTAVLGGEGEKVPWSVAGALFYFNDFQQAWTDRVATAFNQSWSLSVEEQFYFVWPPLLVLVLLRASLRTQRWFLHVSVLVAAIVPFTGPNYFLPTGHLLPLVIGCWAAEQRARGLTPWVRRLIEQRWVSFAACAVFVFAAMTDVPALRPATFIAASVATAALLLQLTVGPPTVVSRMLGSRVPVWIGARSYGVYLYGLTLMGLVPLLWPGIELKLAAPIDIVLTAAVVALSYRFVESPIRRWGRTWLAQRRRKGSAR, encoded by the coding sequence ATGCATGAGCCCCCGACAGTGGCCGAGCGTACGCCCGCGACAGCCGGTTACGTGCCCTCGCTCGACGGCGTGCGCGCGATCGCGGTGATCGCCGTCTTCCTCTTGCATCTGGCGGCCGCGTACTTCCCCGGTGGGGCCGTCGGCGTCGATCTGTTCTTCGTGCTGTCCGCCTTCCTGATCACCGGCCTGCTGCTGGCGGAGTACGCGGGCACTGGTCGGGTGCGCTTCGGGGCGTTCTACCTGCGGCGAGCCTTCCGTCTGCTGCCGGCGCTGCTGCTGTGGCTGCCGATCGCCTCCCTCACTGCAGTTCTGGGCGGCGAGGGCGAGAAGGTTCCGTGGAGCGTCGCCGGGGCGCTGTTCTACTTCAACGACTTCCAGCAGGCGTGGACCGACCGGGTCGCTACGGCGTTCAACCAGTCGTGGTCGCTGAGCGTCGAAGAGCAGTTCTACTTCGTCTGGCCCCCGCTGCTGGTGCTCGTGCTGCTGCGTGCATCGCTGCGCACCCAACGATGGTTTCTGCACGTCTCGGTGCTCGTGGCGGCGATCGTGCCGTTCACCGGGCCGAACTACTTCCTCCCCACCGGGCATCTGCTGCCTCTGGTGATCGGATGCTGGGCCGCGGAGCAGCGCGCTCGTGGTCTGACCCCGTGGGTGCGGCGTCTGATCGAACAGCGCTGGGTGTCATTCGCCGCGTGCGCCGTGTTCGTCTTCGCCGCCATGACCGACGTTCCGGCCCTGCGGCCGGCGACTTTCATCGCGGCGTCGGTGGCGACGGCCGCGCTGCTGCTGCAGCTCACCGTCGGTCCGCCGACGGTGGTCTCGCGGATGCTCGGATCGCGGGTCCCCGTGTGGATCGGCGCTCGGTCGTACGGGGTGTATCTCTATGGCCTCACCCTGATGGGACTGGTGCCACTGCTGTGGCCGGGAATCGAGTTGAAGCTCGCGGCGCCGATCGACATCGTGCTCACGGCCGCGGTCGTCGCGCTGTCGTACCGGTTCGTGGAGTCCCCGATCAGGCGATGGGGCCGCACGTGGCTGGCGCAGCGACGCCGGAAGGGGTCAGCGCGGTAG
- a CDS encoding helix-turn-helix transcriptional regulator, whose product MRVKPAYRRTWRRAAVVEPHVLQRLRTVEILEEVAGISIVHTSGSIAALMEWLRTEPRSQWPHLLVVEALPFDDAQQTRKTLTSLRQAGIKVMVISSMSPKAAARTLLEFDLDGLITKEDDESTLLDCVDEVLAGEEHVSALARNAAAPDPRTPDLSPQESKVFDLYVRGKSISAVALEIGTKEDTARKYLARVKRKYIQLGRVAHSKLDLARLAREDGVLL is encoded by the coding sequence ATGCGTGTGAAGCCTGCGTATCGGCGCACGTGGCGCCGGGCCGCCGTCGTCGAGCCGCATGTGCTGCAGCGGCTGCGCACGGTCGAGATCCTCGAAGAGGTGGCCGGCATCTCCATCGTCCACACCAGCGGGTCCATCGCCGCGCTGATGGAGTGGCTGCGCACCGAGCCGCGCTCGCAATGGCCGCACCTGCTCGTGGTCGAGGCACTCCCGTTCGACGACGCGCAGCAGACACGCAAGACCCTCACCTCGCTGCGCCAAGCGGGCATCAAGGTCATGGTCATCTCGTCGATGAGCCCGAAGGCCGCCGCTCGCACGCTTCTCGAATTCGACCTCGATGGTCTCATCACCAAAGAAGACGACGAGTCCACCTTGCTCGACTGCGTCGACGAGGTGCTCGCCGGCGAAGAGCATGTCTCCGCGCTCGCGCGGAATGCCGCCGCACCCGATCCACGAACTCCCGATCTCTCACCACAGGAATCGAAGGTCTTCGACCTCTACGTGCGAGGAAAATCCATCTCTGCCGTCGCCCTTGAGATCGGCACGAAGGAAGACACCGCCCGCAAGTACCTGGCACGTGTGAAACGCAAGTACATCCAGCTCGGACGAGTAGCGCATTCCAAACTGGACCTCGCCCGACTCGCCCGCGAAGACGGGGTGCTCCTCTGA
- the rpsI gene encoding 30S ribosomal protein S9: protein MAEIQDTTEFPQNFSTSSPEAEVQESAPRPVLSVPGAAVGRRKQAIARVRLVPGSGTITVNGRTLEDYFPNKLHQQLINDPFTVLNLQGAYDVIARISGGGDSGQAGALRLGIARALNNIDAENNRPTLKKAGFLSRDARVIERKKAGLKKARKAPQYSKR from the coding sequence GTGGCTGAAATCCAGGACACCACCGAATTCCCGCAGAACTTCTCGACCTCGAGCCCTGAGGCCGAGGTTCAGGAGTCGGCTCCCCGCCCCGTGCTCTCCGTTCCCGGCGCCGCAGTCGGCCGTCGCAAGCAGGCCATCGCCCGCGTGCGTCTGGTTCCCGGCTCGGGCACCATCACCGTCAACGGCCGCACGCTCGAGGACTACTTCCCGAACAAGCTGCACCAGCAGCTGATCAACGACCCCTTCACGGTTCTGAACCTGCAGGGTGCGTACGACGTCATCGCTCGCATCTCGGGTGGCGGCGACTCGGGTCAGGCCGGCGCTCTCCGCCTCGGCATCGCCCGTGCACTGAACAACATCGACGCCGAGAACAACCGTCCGACCCTCAAGAAGGCCGGCTTCCTCTCGCGCGACGCCCGCGTCATCGAGCGCAAGAAGGCTGGTCTCAAGAAGGCCCGCAAGGCTCCTCAGTACTCGAAGCGCTGA
- the glmM gene encoding phosphoglucosamine mutase, with translation MALFGTDGVRGLANGQLLTAELALHLAQATAVVLGQGRIADARRAAGKRLTAVVARDPRISGHFLSAAVEAGLASSGVDVLDAGTLPTPAAAFLISDIDADFGVMISASHNAAPDNGIKIFARGGVKLPDLVEQRIEEHIESGVKLQPTGAEVGRVIRFSDAEDRYIMHLLASLPHRLDGIHVVLDCANGAASGASPEVFRAAGAKVSVIGADPDGLNINDGVGSTHLDKLAAEVIRVGADVGIAHDGDADRCLAVDADGNIIDGDQIMAILAVAMKSRGTLVDDTLVATVMSNLGLHIAMREQGIAVRQTAVGDRYVLEDMNAGGYSLGGEQSGHVIMSDFATTGDGLLTGLHLVAEMARQKKSIAELASIMTVYPQVMINVKGVDKDAVSDHHGVQEAVKAVENELGSSGRVLLRKSGTEPLVRVMVEASDAETANAHAASLAEAVRTHLAL, from the coding sequence ATGGCACTGTTCGGAACGGACGGCGTGCGGGGGCTGGCCAATGGCCAGCTCCTCACCGCCGAACTTGCGCTCCACCTGGCCCAGGCGACTGCTGTCGTCCTGGGCCAGGGCCGTATTGCCGATGCGCGTCGCGCTGCCGGCAAGCGGCTCACCGCTGTCGTCGCGCGTGACCCGCGCATCTCGGGCCACTTCCTCAGCGCCGCAGTCGAAGCCGGTCTGGCGTCGTCCGGCGTGGATGTGCTGGATGCGGGAACCCTGCCCACGCCGGCGGCGGCCTTCCTCATCTCCGACATCGACGCCGACTTCGGCGTCATGATCTCGGCTTCGCACAATGCTGCTCCCGACAACGGCATCAAGATCTTCGCCCGTGGCGGAGTCAAGCTGCCCGACCTCGTCGAGCAGCGCATCGAAGAGCACATCGAATCGGGCGTCAAGTTGCAGCCCACTGGTGCCGAGGTCGGTCGCGTCATCCGGTTCTCAGATGCTGAGGACCGCTACATCATGCACCTCCTGGCCTCGCTGCCGCATCGCCTCGACGGCATTCACGTCGTGCTCGACTGCGCGAACGGCGCAGCTTCCGGCGCATCGCCCGAGGTCTTCCGCGCAGCGGGCGCCAAGGTCAGCGTCATCGGCGCCGATCCCGACGGCCTGAACATCAATGATGGTGTGGGTTCGACTCACCTCGACAAGCTCGCGGCCGAGGTGATCCGAGTCGGGGCCGACGTGGGCATCGCCCATGACGGCGACGCCGACCGCTGCCTTGCGGTCGACGCCGACGGCAACATCATCGACGGTGACCAGATCATGGCGATCCTCGCGGTCGCGATGAAGAGCCGCGGCACGCTGGTCGATGACACCCTCGTCGCCACGGTCATGAGCAATCTCGGGTTGCACATCGCCATGCGCGAGCAGGGCATCGCCGTGCGCCAGACGGCAGTCGGCGACCGCTATGTGCTCGAAGACATGAACGCCGGCGGCTATTCGCTCGGCGGCGAGCAGTCGGGTCATGTGATCATGAGCGACTTCGCCACCACCGGCGACGGCTTGCTCACCGGACTCCACTTGGTCGCCGAGATGGCGCGCCAGAAGAAGTCGATCGCGGAGCTCGCCTCGATCATGACGGTCTACCCGCAGGTGATGATCAACGTGAAGGGCGTCGACAAGGACGCCGTCTCCGATCACCACGGTGTGCAGGAGGCCGTAAAGGCCGTCGAGAACGAACTGGGCTCGTCGGGCCGCGTGCTGCTGCGCAAGTCGGGCACCGAGCCACTCGTCCGCGTGATGGTCGAGGCGTCGGACGCCGAGACCGCTAATGCCCATGCGGCGTCGCTTGCGGAGGCCGTGCGCACACACCTCGCTCTGTGA
- a CDS encoding choice-of-anchor G family protein, whose product MVATAAPAYALSCIEGNWAAIGRGKMLSGGLFNIDLDTLASVDGTIASAPTLVAETGFVHGPNAEGDPDKHANPLSVTALGTINVTATGLTTTVSQLLGLVASAPDGTGLLNQFGFAQSNGLSMGASGYVDDNGTIRVAPAGGYPQVASLDLKQFLTPLLGSATTGFLANVTNLKLDVGALVGRAVLEQMCNTVVNPQGYRLTREYLVAYLRLVLTSPLVGSIVTAVTSAVNTANLSVDSAALLTALGQIPLLGPVVSALVAAAAQPTVKISANVGQVITALTSSPIGSGTAIITDLGGGTVTIDVASLLGSAFPGGASAMANSLPANSVLFVDYPLPTNVLADQLSQMQNEIITRIAGFVSVEISYSIAGGLTTLRVSGTLADLLNGNATITATLLGSSVVNGPITNAALVTVGNIVRGGLLATGGVINVALVALNNLLATIFDALKNLLNITLNVQNLPQANNNPSMPDNGPGPARWSSGAQALPTGRFDVAALGITAVAALPVPSVLDLFLARGSVGPHTAA is encoded by the coding sequence ATGGTTGCGACGGCTGCGCCGGCATACGCTCTCAGCTGCATCGAGGGCAACTGGGCGGCCATCGGCCGCGGCAAGATGCTGAGCGGCGGCCTGTTCAACATCGATCTCGACACGCTCGCGTCGGTCGATGGAACGATCGCCTCTGCGCCCACGCTGGTCGCGGAGACCGGCTTCGTGCACGGCCCCAATGCCGAAGGTGACCCGGACAAGCACGCCAACCCGCTGAGCGTCACCGCACTCGGGACGATCAACGTCACCGCCACGGGGCTCACCACCACCGTGTCTCAGCTTCTCGGGCTCGTCGCGAGCGCCCCCGACGGGACTGGCCTCCTGAACCAGTTCGGATTCGCTCAGAGCAACGGGCTCTCGATGGGCGCATCCGGCTATGTCGACGACAACGGAACCATCCGTGTGGCTCCTGCTGGCGGATACCCGCAGGTCGCCAGCCTCGACCTCAAGCAGTTCCTGACCCCGCTGCTCGGATCGGCGACGACCGGTTTCCTGGCCAACGTCACCAACCTCAAGCTCGACGTCGGCGCCCTTGTGGGACGCGCCGTTCTCGAGCAGATGTGCAACACGGTGGTCAACCCGCAGGGCTACAGGCTCACTCGCGAGTACCTGGTCGCGTACCTGAGACTCGTGCTGACGTCGCCGCTGGTCGGCAGCATCGTCACTGCTGTGACGAGCGCGGTGAACACGGCGAACCTGTCGGTGGATTCGGCCGCTCTGCTGACTGCACTGGGGCAGATTCCGCTTCTCGGGCCGGTGGTGAGCGCTCTCGTGGCGGCTGCTGCGCAGCCGACGGTCAAGATCAGCGCCAACGTCGGGCAGGTCATCACCGCGCTCACGTCCTCGCCGATCGGGTCGGGGACGGCGATCATCACCGACCTCGGCGGCGGGACCGTCACGATCGATGTCGCCTCGCTCCTCGGCAGCGCGTTCCCCGGCGGCGCGTCGGCAATGGCCAACTCGCTCCCCGCGAACTCGGTCCTGTTCGTCGACTATCCGTTGCCGACGAACGTGCTCGCCGATCAGCTCTCGCAGATGCAGAACGAGATCATCACGCGGATCGCGGGCTTCGTCAGCGTCGAGATCTCGTACAGTATCGCCGGCGGCCTCACGACGCTGAGGGTCTCTGGAACGCTGGCCGATCTGCTGAACGGCAACGCGACGATCACGGCCACGCTGCTCGGCTCATCGGTCGTGAACGGTCCTATCACCAACGCCGCGCTCGTGACGGTCGGGAACATCGTCCGTGGTGGTCTGCTCGCCACAGGCGGAGTGATCAACGTCGCACTCGTTGCGCTGAACAATCTGCTCGCGACGATCTTCGACGCGCTGAAGAACCTGCTGAACATCACGCTGAACGTGCAGAACCTGCCCCAGGCCAACAACAACCCGAGCATGCCGGACAACGGACCAGGGCCTGCACGCTGGTCGTCGGGAGCTCAGGCGCTCCCGACAGGACGGTTCGACGTCGCAGCTCTCGGCATCACCGCCGTGGCGGCGCTTCCGGTGCCGAGTGTTCTGGATCTGTTCCTCGCACGTGGAAGCGTCGGGCCGCACACCGCAGCCTGA
- a CDS encoding O-antigen ligase family protein has product MTLSRASVRTLLADFWANLWRWMLFAVATVLAIYFLLERALDDGIASAIALAVIVIGVVITPRHPMVLPLLAVPGAFVTARVGFGGADLTVSDLAIAIGFFTVVLLSQRDFHPTLRAMLWFNALYQFATLFTVIVNPYPQNVVEWFHAWLLIGGALVLGWGIGRAGMLRTALLLMIGAATVIALGTIATAVVVFVTEGVQAIYPRWPWSMHKNFAGFALATAVLIVFIRPPAANLSRRLTVPSMWLFLVALALTQSRQAVIGLIVVLLLYVVRSGASRHKLLVAVLAVPGAVLIVQSVIEQVESQNKFNSTYQRLEWFREVYALWKHSPFVGHGLRYWYVHPTANFQPPQAELEVLASAGLIGLAAFAVMWVGFAVALWKFWTSSSAFGALAFAAVISRIVAAQFDLFWVASQVSVPFLIAGLCLGAQVHWQNSQTQSGAERVPSNIDHEGKLGVAWNSVTTRTR; this is encoded by the coding sequence ATGACGCTCAGCCGTGCCTCAGTCCGCACTCTTCTCGCCGACTTCTGGGCGAACCTCTGGCGGTGGATGCTCTTCGCCGTCGCGACTGTGCTGGCCATCTACTTCCTGCTCGAGCGCGCGCTGGACGACGGCATCGCCAGTGCCATCGCCCTCGCCGTGATCGTGATCGGTGTGGTGATCACGCCCAGGCATCCGATGGTGCTTCCTCTGCTGGCCGTGCCGGGAGCATTCGTCACAGCGCGTGTCGGCTTCGGCGGCGCCGACCTCACGGTCTCGGACCTCGCCATCGCGATCGGATTCTTCACCGTGGTGCTGCTCTCGCAGCGCGACTTCCACCCGACGCTGCGCGCCATGCTCTGGTTCAACGCCCTGTACCAGTTCGCCACCCTCTTCACCGTCATCGTCAACCCGTACCCCCAGAACGTCGTCGAGTGGTTCCACGCGTGGCTTCTCATCGGCGGAGCGCTGGTGCTCGGGTGGGGCATCGGTCGCGCAGGGATGCTGCGCACCGCGCTGCTGCTGATGATCGGGGCCGCGACCGTGATCGCGCTCGGCACCATCGCGACGGCCGTCGTCGTCTTCGTGACCGAGGGAGTGCAGGCGATCTACCCGCGCTGGCCGTGGAGCATGCACAAGAACTTCGCAGGCTTCGCACTCGCGACAGCCGTGCTGATCGTGTTCATCAGACCGCCGGCGGCGAACCTGTCGCGGCGTCTCACGGTGCCGTCGATGTGGCTGTTCCTCGTCGCGCTCGCGCTCACCCAGTCGCGCCAGGCGGTCATAGGCCTCATCGTCGTCCTGCTGCTGTACGTCGTGCGCTCCGGCGCGAGCAGGCACAAGCTGCTCGTGGCTGTGCTCGCGGTGCCCGGTGCGGTGCTCATCGTGCAGAGCGTGATCGAGCAGGTCGAGTCGCAGAACAAGTTCAACTCGACGTACCAGCGGCTGGAGTGGTTCCGTGAGGTCTACGCGCTCTGGAAGCATTCGCCGTTCGTCGGCCACGGACTGCGCTACTGGTACGTGCACCCGACGGCGAACTTCCAGCCGCCGCAGGCCGAGCTCGAGGTGCTCGCATCTGCCGGCCTGATCGGCCTGGCGGCGTTCGCCGTCATGTGGGTCGGCTTCGCCGTCGCGCTCTGGAAGTTCTGGACGAGCAGCAGCGCGTTCGGCGCGTTGGCTTTCGCCGCCGTGATCTCGCGCATCGTCGCCGCGCAGTTCGACCTGTTCTGGGTGGCCTCCCAGGTGTCGGTGCCGTTCCTCATCGCAGGCCTCTGCCTGGGTGCGCAGGTGCACTGGCAGAACTCGCAGACGCAATCGGGTGCGGAACGCGTACCTTCTAATATCGATCACGAGGGAAAACTGGGGGTGGCATGGAACTCCGTGACTACGCGAACGCGCTGA